The segment AAATTTAATGGAGAATGTACTCATAATGAAATTGACAGGCTCCGAACGGTATACTCATTAAATCATTGTGGAGTAGTTATTGGAGTTGGGGGAGGCAAAGCTCTCGATACTGCCAAAGGAGTATCTTATTATGAAGAATGTCCGGTCATATCCATTCCAACGATTGCATCCACTGATTCACCCACAAGTGCAATATCTGTAGTCTATACTGAAGATCATGAATTTGATGGCAACCTGATTCTTGCAAAAAATCCAGAAATAATTCTGGTAGATACTAAAATTATTGCTGAGGCACCGGTCCGGTTGCTTGTTGCAGGGATGGGTGATGCTCTCTCGACATATTTTGAAGCGATGGCAAACGTTGCTTCACATCATGAAAATTTTGTTGGGGGAACATGTACGAACTCATCAGTTGCATTGGCAAAACTCTGTTATGAGATTTTGATTCGGGATGGAGTTCAGGCAAAAAAATCTGCAGAAAATAAGAAATGTACACAGGAACTTGAAAACATTGTTGAAGCAAATATTTATCTGAGTGGTGTAGGGTTTGAGAGTAATGGGCTTGCCTGTGCCCATTCGATCTATAACAGTCTCACTATTCTCCCTCAATGCCATCATATGTACCATGGTGAACTGGTAGCATTTGGTACTGTTGTTCAACTGGTTCTTGAAAAGCGTCCGGATAAAGAGATACAGGAAGTATTGCAGTTCTGCTCAAGTGTCGGGCTACCGGTTACTATTTCTGGAATCTGTTCCGGTGAAATGAGTTCAGATGATATCATGAAGGTTTCTGAGACTGCATGCAAGCCCGGGTCATTCATGGATTGTGAACCATTTGCTGTAACACCACTCATGGTCTATGATGCCATGATGAAAGCAGATGCCCTTGGTCGTGAATTTGTTTTAAACAAGAACTGAGTTGGTGACCCCGGTAAATTTTTTTCAGTTATACAGTCTTTCGGGTTTTCTGAATTCAGGGGAAGTAATAAGGGGAGAATAAGATTTTGATCTGAATAAATTGGGCATCTGGAAAAAAAGTTTCAATAATCCCGGTCTAAAAATATCCTGATTGAAGGTTTCATCATTGAAGTACACTTGAAAAGTGTATCAACATGTTTAAGTTGTGTAGTCTGGAAAAGGCGATAAAATTGTGGATTTTTAAAGATCACCTGGATCATGTCCTTCATTGGTCAATTTATCAATGATTTAACCAGTTTTTTATCTGAAACCTCCCCTCTGGTTGGTATATCCAGGATCTAATTTTCAACCAGATGTCACTGGTGCTTATAAAAAGCCCTTTCTGCCGATATCCATTTAAAATTTTCAACCTTAAATTGGCATAATATACGCGGAGATATTCGTTTGCATTGACGCATCGAGAATAGCAGATCTCAATGGCAGGCAGGGTATTCATCAACCCATTTATCACGATTGATAAAAATACCTTGAGAAAACGATATGGTTGACTTAATTAAAAAATAAAGGCCAATACATGATTTTAAACAATGTGAGATGTTACCTGATCTAAATTTCGGTTAATTTTCAAAAATACTTGATTTAAGGCCGAATTGATCCACCCTATGATAGTACTGGGTAAATGGCAACATGCCTGCGATTTGAGTAATTGATCATGGAGAGAATATTGACCCTGTTTATACAAACCAAATTAGGGATCTCCTGATCTCCATGCATCTTCATTAAGATGGTACGTTTTTTCTGAATTCATCGTATCATTACAAAAAACCAATAACTTATGAAATATAGTTTCATATGGTACAATTTCTATCAATTTTATTGTGACGCAATGCTGGCAATAATAAAATCAGGGATATCTGTGATCATTGAAATCCAGCTAGAGACAATCAATCAAAGGAATTTTCAAATGATCTATTGACACAATCCCATGATTTGATCAAATACCTCTATAGAAATTTTACCGGTAGGTTTTATCACAACAATTAAGATGAGACATTCATGACCGTTTCAAATAATTATCAGACAATAACAGAAGAAAAGACAACCTGGAAGTGTACAGTTTGTGGCTTTGTGATGAACGGTGAAAAACCTCCGAAAGGATGTCCTAATTGCCACAGCCCCTCGGGAGAATTTATCCCTGCACATCATGACATAGCCTCTTACAATGGAGAACCATTTGATGTTCTGCTCATCAACGGCAGTTCACACAGAGCAGGAAACACCGGGATAATGACGGATGTTGCGGAATCCATGCTTAAAGAGTTGAATGTATCGTATCTCCGGGTTAACCTGAATGAACATTCCATAGATCACTGCTGGTGCTGTTATGCGGTACGTGCACAGTCCTGTGATTTTCCATGCCGGAATAAATCTGATGATATGCATACATTTCATCAGATGCTAACCGTTGCGAAATCCGTCATCGTCGCTTCACCTATCAACTGGAATAGCATGTCAGCGAGGCTCAAGATCTTTCTTGACCGGACGACCTGCTTACAAAATCTCTATCACCTGAAAAAACCCGGGCTGACCACGGGAAAAATTGTAGGGATTCTGGTGAACGGGCATGAAGATGGGGGAATAAAAACTGCTATGGATATATTCCTGAATTTTCAGCAGATGGGTTTTATTCTCGCTCCCTTTGGTATGTATTACCGGACTCATGGTGCTGAGTTTACAAGCAACGAAGATCGGGAATTTTTTGCTGCTGATCAGTTGCTCAATACCTATACTCGGGGAGTTGTATCAAACGTGGTTGAGATGATGAAGTTGGATCTTGAGAAGCAAATGAAAGAGAGGATCATACCGGTTTCAGAATAATGAATGATCTCAACAATTTTTCCTGCCAGATCGAACTAAAAAACCTAAAATAATTATTTTTCATAAGAAGGAGATTAGAGATATTTATACCGTAGAGCCATATGTTGATTCAGGATATTTCCATAGATACACTGCTCACCGTTTGACCGGGTGAATTATGTCAATTTCTGAAAAAATTCGTACATCTTTTCTGCCTTTACCGGTTTTAGAGGGAATCATTCCTGTTACCTGGAGTCAGATTCCCATGGAGATAATAGCCGGAATTTCTCTTGCAGCTCTTGCCATTCCTGAAGTTATGGGATACGCAAACATTGCTGGGATGCCTGTTGTAACCGGGCTTTACACCATCCTGATCCCTCTTGTAGTATTTGCAATCTTTGGTTCTTCACGGCACCTTGTTGTCGGGGCTGATTCCGCGACTGCTGCAATTCTTTCAACAACCCTGATCAGTATGGCAATGCCCGGATCTTCAGAATATGTGAACCTTGCAAGCATGGTGGCTCTCCTTGCTGCAGGATTTCTCTTCCTCTCCCGGATCTTCAGATTAGGATTTATTGCGGATTTTCTTTCACGATCGGTTTTAATTGGGTTTTTAACAGGTGTTGGTATTCAAGTTGCTCTTGGTCAGATTCCTGGAATGATTGGAGTTTCAGGCGGAAACTCCTCCTCAATAATTCAATTGATAAACCTCATATCTGCTCCTCAATTATCTTTAAACAGCATCACACTCCTTCTGTCTGGTGCTGTTCTGGCAATTATTATATGTGGGAATACATTTGCAAAACGAATTCCCTGGCCTTTTCTTGTTGTTATAGGTGGAATCGTTGTTAGTTGGGGGTTAAACCTTTCAGCCAGCGGTGTTGCGATGATCGGTGAGATCTCTTATGGATTTCCCGGGATAGGATTTCCCATCGTGCCACCGGATCAGATTCCAACACTCATCGGAACTTCTGCTGCATGTTTTGTGGTGATCCTTACTCAAAGTGCAGCGACTTCACGTGCATATGCTGCCCGATATGGGGAATCGTTTGATGAGAATGTAGACCTTGTTGGTCTTGCTCTTTCCAATGTGGCAGCGGGATTGTCTGGAACTTTCGTAGTGAACGGAAGCCCGACAAAGACCGAGATGGTAGATAGTGCGGGTGGAAAAACCCAGATTGCCCAGTTGGTGACATTTGGTGTTGTGTGTGTTGCATTACTCTTTTTCACCCGACCTCTGTCATTTTTACCAAGTGCTGTGCTTGCAACAATCGTTTTTGTTATTGGAATTCATCTCATTGATGTCAGAGGTATGAAAAACCTGTATTCACGGCGTCCTGTTGAATTTGTGGTTGCACTTTTCACAGCACTTACTGTTCTCTGTGTCAGTGTTGGTTGGGGTATTGCCGTCGCAATTGTTCTTTCGATGATTGCTCATCTTCGTCATAGTTACCGGCCGCTAAATTTCCTATTGATTGAGTCTCCAAACCGGGGATGGGCATTGCGATCAATTGATTCAGGCAGTCAGGCATCTCCCGGGCTTGTTGTCTATCAGTTCGGGGCAAATCTGTATTATGCCAACGAGGCTCGATTTACGAGTGAAATACTTGGTATTGTTCAAACCGCAAATCCCCCGTTACAGTGGCTCTGTCTATCAGCAGTATCAATACAGGATATTGATTTTTCAGGATCTGAAGCGATCAGGCAGCTTCATGGAGAACTTAAAAACCGGGGAATTGTGCTCGTCATGAGTTCAGTTGAAGATCCAGTCATGAAACAGCTGGAACGGGATCGTTTAATAGATCTTATCGGGAGAGATCATTTTTTTGAATTCAACAGAGATGTGGTCATAGCATATAATGAGCACCGGGATAGTTGATCACAACAAAACTTTGGGATATTCCCACACATTATTGTGAACAACTGATTTTTTCATTTTGGGTTTTTTAATCAAGTGTAGTATTGTAATTAAAACTTAAATTTCGTTGATATGAATGAGAACAAATATCACAAAAACAAAACAACATGTATATAATATCAGAGATCAATTCTCATCTTTATGCTTCGTTATGGATGGATCCTTTTAGTCCTCATCTTTTTCTCAACCGCCGTATCAGGACAACTCACCGTCTCATATATTGATGTTGGCCAGGGCGACTCTCAGTTATTGCAGTCTGGTAGCCACAATATGTTGATAGATGCTGGTCCTTTAGATGCAGGTCCCACGGTTGTGAATTATCTTAAAACACACGGAGTAACGAATCTCGATGTTGTCGTTGCGACGAATCCAGAGGAGGATCATGTCGGTGGAATGGTTGATGTGTTGAACGCTTTCCCTGTTGGTCTCTATGTTGATAACGGAGAATCAACAGCCTCTCAAACCTATGTGGATGTCAAGAGTCTTGTTCAGAAAAAGCAGATTCCTTATGAAGAAGTCAAGACTGGAAAGACAATTCCTTTTGCAG is part of the Methanospirillum lacunae genome and harbors:
- a CDS encoding SulP family inorganic anion transporter; the encoded protein is MSISEKIRTSFLPLPVLEGIIPVTWSQIPMEIIAGISLAALAIPEVMGYANIAGMPVVTGLYTILIPLVVFAIFGSSRHLVVGADSATAAILSTTLISMAMPGSSEYVNLASMVALLAAGFLFLSRIFRLGFIADFLSRSVLIGFLTGVGIQVALGQIPGMIGVSGGNSSSIIQLINLISAPQLSLNSITLLLSGAVLAIIICGNTFAKRIPWPFLVVIGGIVVSWGLNLSASGVAMIGEISYGFPGIGFPIVPPDQIPTLIGTSAACFVVILTQSAATSRAYAARYGESFDENVDLVGLALSNVAAGLSGTFVVNGSPTKTEMVDSAGGKTQIAQLVTFGVVCVALLFFTRPLSFLPSAVLATIVFVIGIHLIDVRGMKNLYSRRPVEFVVALFTALTVLCVSVGWGIAVAIVLSMIAHLRHSYRPLNFLLIESPNRGWALRSIDSGSQASPGLVVYQFGANLYYANEARFTSEILGIVQTANPPLQWLCLSAVSIQDIDFSGSEAIRQLHGELKNRGIVLVMSSVEDPVMKQLERDRLIDLIGRDHFFEFNRDVVIAYNEHRDS
- a CDS encoding flavodoxin family protein, which gives rise to MTVSNNYQTITEEKTTWKCTVCGFVMNGEKPPKGCPNCHSPSGEFIPAHHDIASYNGEPFDVLLINGSSHRAGNTGIMTDVAESMLKELNVSYLRVNLNEHSIDHCWCCYAVRAQSCDFPCRNKSDDMHTFHQMLTVAKSVIVASPINWNSMSARLKIFLDRTTCLQNLYHLKKPGLTTGKIVGILVNGHEDGGIKTAMDIFLNFQQMGFILAPFGMYYRTHGAEFTSNEDREFFAADQLLNTYTRGVVSNVVEMMKLDLEKQMKERIIPVSE
- a CDS encoding glycerol dehydrogenase; this translates as MMSRVLASPSKYIQGAGELSRINDHISRLHGPYLFVMGGFAYTHLKGIIEESFKGSGATLVFEKFNGECTHNEIDRLRTVYSLNHCGVVIGVGGGKALDTAKGVSYYEECPVISIPTIASTDSPTSAISVVYTEDHEFDGNLILAKNPEIILVDTKIIAEAPVRLLVAGMGDALSTYFEAMANVASHHENFVGGTCTNSSVALAKLCYEILIRDGVQAKKSAENKKCTQELENIVEANIYLSGVGFESNGLACAHSIYNSLTILPQCHHMYHGELVAFGTVVQLVLEKRPDKEIQEVLQFCSSVGLPVTISGICSGEMSSDDIMKVSETACKPGSFMDCEPFAVTPLMVYDAMMKADALGREFVLNKN